One region of Vigna angularis cultivar LongXiaoDou No.4 chromosome 10, ASM1680809v1, whole genome shotgun sequence genomic DNA includes:
- the LOC108335540 gene encoding uncharacterized protein LOC108335540, with the protein MNMDLVGSGWVLLMDLTSCRKVLPFSIPSLTLHSPGQPWRLTTMNPRVLLLEHNKKATTTTTWYEFSAEEGEVKELVPAEKGGSKELLPGLPGRLFRDKVPEWTPDVRFFRSDEYDVRGSLAVLGLPSGLTHLDEILREADGIILYKLSSPLDSQLVSDYLLIFLPPSCCLLMVVSYFVCFSILRCIVMQ; encoded by the exons ATGAACATGGATCTGGTTGGATCTGGTTGGGTTCTACTGATGGATCTGACTTCTTGCCGCAAAGTCCTTCCTTTTTCAATCCCCTCTTTGACCCTTCATTCTCCTGGCCAGCCTTGGAGACTAACCACGATGAATCCCAGGGTGCTGCTTTTGGAACACAACAAGAaggccacaacaacaacaacatggTACGAGTTTTCTGCGGAGGAAGGTGAGGTCAAGGAGTTGGTGCCAGCAGAGAAAGGTGGCTCCAAGGAATTGTTACCAGGATTACCTGGTAGACTGTTCAGAGACAAGGTTCCTGAGTGGACTCCTGATGTTAGATTCTTTAGGAGTGACGAGTATGATGTGCGTGGGTCACTAGCAGTACTAGGATTACCATCG GGATTGACTCATTTGGACGAGATATTGCGAGAAGCTGATGGTATCATCCTCTATAAATTATCTAGTCCATTAGATTCACAACTTGTTTCTgattatttgttaatatttcttCCACCTTCATGTTGTTTATTAATGGTTGTATCTTACTTTGTTTGTTTTTCCATTTTACGGTGTATAGTGATGCAATAG